A region from the Hydrogenimonas sp. genome encodes:
- a CDS encoding membrane protein, putative, producing MAKMSGLKVMLMVAGAIAFAATGLHAEMKCAPGKCGGSMMKSEKSGPMSEEQPGEAMKKMNCNCEKNNSGSDKKEGAKGKCGSKGMKCAPGKCGGM from the coding sequence ATGGCAAAGATGTCAGGTTTGAAAGTTATGTTGATGGTTGCAGGAGCAATCGCTTTCGCAGCTACCGGTCTCCATGCGGAGATGAAATGTGCCCCGGGAAAATGCGGCGGCTCCATGATGAAGTCTGAAAAGAGCGGCCCCATGAGTGAAGAGCAGCCCGGTGAAGCCATGAAGAAAATGAACTGCAACTGTGAGAAAAACAACTCCGGGAGCGATAAAAAAGAGGGGGCGAAAGGCAAATGCGGCAGCAAAGGGATGAAGTGTGCTCCCGGTAAATGCGGAGGCATGTAA
- a CDS encoding biopolymer transport protein ExbD/TolR produces MKVKKFDQINVLPFIDIMLVLLVVVLTTASFVAKGTIPVDLPEASSKEAPVQKVKTIVIKSDGKLYFEDREVTASELERLVLKLDPKEDAVLIKSDAKSRFQSFVKVIDILKSNGFKKISIETRQ; encoded by the coding sequence GTGAAAGTCAAAAAGTTCGACCAGATAAATGTCCTCCCTTTTATTGACATCATGCTGGTTCTGCTTGTCGTGGTATTGACTACCGCTTCATTCGTAGCCAAAGGGACCATTCCGGTAGATCTGCCCGAAGCCTCCAGTAAAGAGGCGCCGGTTCAGAAGGTGAAGACCATCGTCATAAAGAGTGACGGAAAACTCTACTTCGAAGATAGAGAGGTTACGGCGAGCGAGCTTGAACGGCTCGTTCTGAAGCTTGATCCGAAAGAGGATGCGGTACTGATCAAAAGTGATGCCAAAAGCCGTTTCCAGAGCTTTGTGAAAGTTATAGATATACTGAAGTCGAACGGCTTCAAAAAGATCAGTATCGAAACCAGACAGTGA
- a CDS encoding ferric siderophore transport system, biopolymer transport protein ExbB: MNDWMIDSVDYIFIGALGLLSVIALWLALERYFYYKHIDLNSFSHKEELEIALGENLTMLASIGSNAPFIGLLGTVVGIMVTFVTIGQSGLIETKEIMVGLALALKTTAGGILVAIPTIWFYNLLTRRAEIIAAKWEVLQKRKGSGPE, translated from the coding sequence TTGAACGACTGGATGATTGATAGTGTCGACTACATTTTCATAGGGGCTCTCGGGCTGCTGAGCGTTATTGCGCTCTGGCTGGCGCTGGAGCGCTACTTCTACTACAAACATATAGACCTGAACAGTTTTTCGCACAAAGAGGAGCTGGAGATAGCACTCGGAGAAAATCTCACCATGCTCGCTTCCATAGGCTCAAACGCTCCCTTCATAGGGCTGCTGGGAACCGTTGTGGGGATAATGGTGACATTCGTGACGATTGGACAGAGCGGCCTGATTGAGACGAAAGAGATTATGGTAGGGCTCGCACTTGCACTCAAGACCACGGCAGGCGGAATTCTGGTAGCGATCCCTACGATCTGGTTTTACAACCTCCTGACAAGACGTGCGGAGATAATAGCCGCAAAGTGGGAGGTTTTGCAAAAGCGTAAAGGGAGCGGACCGGAGTGA
- a CDS encoding two-component system histidine kinase DccS: MKRSEIWKVLIFYVVSFAAMAGLMWTVFETFGYSNRNFMIVIAMLLPLSLLFGYILSKVALEPLSVTNDLLERLLKDTLHELNIPLSTIFANVSMLKRKEDDPKKLKRLERIEKAGENLGELYEDLDYFIKKEIGGVELESFDLGKVVERSVAKMEDITGGISIQYRAFGMDITADRRGCQKAVDNLLGNAIKYNRPGGSVWIYEDNGWLVIKDSGVGMDETTLFRIFDRYYQSDLSASGYGIGLHIVKTFCDEHGIEIKIDSKKGEGTTFRLNFASVRR, encoded by the coding sequence TTGAAGCGTAGCGAGATATGGAAGGTTCTCATCTTCTATGTCGTATCCTTCGCAGCTATGGCCGGGCTCATGTGGACGGTTTTCGAAACTTTCGGATACTCCAACAGAAACTTTATGATCGTGATAGCTATGCTTCTGCCGCTCTCGCTTCTTTTCGGATATATCCTCTCCAAAGTGGCACTTGAGCCGCTTTCGGTTACCAACGATCTGCTAGAGAGGCTTCTGAAAGATACTCTGCATGAGTTGAACATACCACTCTCTACGATATTCGCCAACGTATCCATGCTTAAACGAAAAGAGGATGACCCCAAAAAGCTGAAAAGGCTCGAAAGGATAGAGAAGGCTGGTGAGAATCTCGGTGAACTTTACGAGGACCTGGACTATTTCATCAAGAAAGAGATAGGCGGTGTCGAGCTTGAGAGTTTCGATCTCGGCAAGGTCGTGGAGAGAAGCGTAGCCAAGATGGAGGATATAACAGGCGGAATTTCGATACAATATAGAGCGTTCGGAATGGATATAACCGCCGACAGACGCGGTTGCCAGAAGGCTGTGGACAATCTTCTTGGAAACGCGATAAAGTACAACCGGCCCGGCGGGAGCGTATGGATATACGAAGATAACGGGTGGCTGGTCATAAAAGATAGCGGAGTCGGGATGGATGAGACGACACTTTTTCGCATCTTCGACCGCTACTATCAGAGTGACCTGAGCGCATCCGGTTACGGAATAGGGCTTCATATAGTCAAAACATTCTGCGATGAGCACGGAATAGAGATCAAGATAGATTCTAAAAAGGGGGAAGGTACGACCTTTCGCCTAAACTTCGCATCTGTTAGGAGATAG
- a CDS encoding two-component response regulator — MPGKILLLEDDRLFGETLVDFLEGEGYDVLHCIGAKEAIEATYGRKFDLYLLDVNVPDMNGFELLKQLRESGDETPAVYITSARDKEALVEGFGSGADDYMKKPIDLDELLLRVEAQLRRTRNPAKVSVGEFLFDMERLVLYRENEPVALPRKLAELLALFLKNRKEVLSTEEILSEIYGDDSPGTGALRVYINKLKQLFGKEAIVNIRGIGYRFEA; from the coding sequence GTGCCGGGTAAAATCCTTCTTTTGGAAGATGACAGGCTCTTCGGTGAGACACTGGTGGATTTTCTGGAGGGTGAGGGGTACGATGTGCTGCACTGCATCGGCGCCAAAGAGGCGATAGAGGCTACATACGGGCGGAAGTTCGACCTCTACCTTCTGGATGTAAACGTTCCCGATATGAACGGATTCGAACTGCTTAAACAGCTTAGGGAGAGCGGTGACGAGACTCCTGCCGTATATATAACCTCAGCACGGGACAAGGAGGCTCTTGTCGAAGGTTTCGGCAGCGGAGCGGACGACTACATGAAGAAGCCGATAGATCTCGATGAGCTTCTGCTGAGAGTTGAGGCGCAGTTGAGGCGCACACGCAACCCGGCGAAAGTCTCCGTCGGGGAGTTTCTGTTCGATATGGAGAGGCTGGTTCTCTACAGGGAGAACGAGCCGGTCGCACTTCCCAGGAAGCTTGCCGAACTGCTGGCTCTCTTTTTGAAAAACCGCAAAGAGGTTCTGAGTACCGAGGAGATTTTGAGCGAAATATACGGCGACGACTCTCCGGGGACCGGCGCTCTCAGAGTCTACATAAACAAGCTCAAGCAGCTCTTCGGCAAAGAGGCGATAGTCAACATAAGAGGAATAGGGTACCGCTTTGAAGCGTAG
- a CDS encoding dihydroorotase, whose translation MVVSLNEPLDMHLHLRDGRMLDIVAPLSAETFSGALIMPNLVPPVTTKEAVESYRKRVVKAAGNDSFNPYMTLFFKSDYTPEFLESVRDEILAVKLYPAGITTNSEGGVSGFDLLELAPVLNVMSDLGIPLCVHGETGGFVMDREAEFIPVYEKLARNFPDLKIVMEHITTKEAVDALGRFENLYATVTLHHLYITLDDVAGGLLQPHLFCKPIAKRPEDREALLDAALKANPKVMFGSDSAPHPREAKEAPGCAAGVFTAPLALPALAQLFEKHGALESLQAFVSDNAKRIYGITPPAKEVVLEKSPYLVPEIYEGTVVPMFAGRSLEWRVLSAG comes from the coding sequence ATGGTCGTCTCATTAAATGAACCTCTCGATATGCACCTCCATCTTCGCGACGGAAGGATGCTCGATATTGTAGCTCCGCTGAGTGCCGAAACTTTCAGCGGCGCTCTGATCATGCCCAATCTGGTCCCGCCGGTAACGACGAAGGAGGCTGTCGAGTCGTACAGAAAAAGAGTCGTCAAGGCAGCCGGAAACGACTCTTTCAACCCCTATATGACACTCTTTTTCAAATCGGACTATACACCTGAATTTCTGGAGTCGGTCAGAGATGAGATTCTGGCTGTAAAGCTCTATCCGGCGGGGATCACGACAAACTCGGAGGGTGGAGTGAGCGGATTCGACCTGCTGGAGCTTGCCCCGGTTCTCAACGTTATGAGTGATCTAGGGATCCCGCTCTGCGTGCACGGTGAGACCGGCGGTTTCGTTATGGACAGGGAGGCCGAGTTCATACCTGTCTACGAGAAGCTTGCACGCAACTTCCCCGATCTGAAGATAGTTATGGAGCATATAACGACGAAAGAGGCGGTAGATGCCCTGGGTAGATTCGAAAATCTCTACGCAACCGTCACCCTGCACCATCTCTATATAACTCTCGACGATGTAGCCGGTGGGTTGCTGCAGCCGCACCTCTTCTGCAAGCCTATCGCAAAGAGACCTGAAGACCGAGAGGCTCTTTTGGATGCGGCGCTTAAAGCGAACCCCAAAGTTATGTTCGGCTCCGATTCGGCTCCGCACCCGAGAGAGGCGAAAGAGGCTCCCGGATGCGCCGCCGGTGTCTTCACGGCCCCGTTGGCGCTTCCGGCGCTTGCACAGCTTTTCGAGAAGCACGGGGCGCTGGAGAGCCTGCAGGCTTTCGTAAGCGACAACGCGAAGCGGATATACGGCATAACCCCTCCGGCGAAAGAGGTCGTACTCGAGAAGAGCCCCTATCTGGTTCCCGAAATATACGAGGGTACCGTCGTGCCCATGTTTGCGGGCCGGAGCCTGGAGTGGAGGGTTTTGAGTGCCGGGTAA